Proteins from a single region of Methanocellales archaeon:
- the cas2 gene encoding CRISPR-associated endonuclease Cas2 gives MYVIVVYDVNVDRVNKVRIFLKQYLNWVQNSVFEGELTKVELKVIEDRIKDLIDEAEDSVRIYILRSDKFLQTIELGTSKVEISEII, from the coding sequence ATGTACGTTATTGTGGTGTATGACGTGAATGTGGATCGGGTGAATAAGGTCAGGATATTTTTGAAGCAGTACCTAAACTGGGTCCAGAATTCTGTTTTCGAGGGGGAGCTAACAAAGGTAGAATTAAAGGTCATAGAGGACAGAATTAAAGATTTGATCGATGAGGCTGAGGATTCGGTGAGAATTTACATTTTGAGGAGCGATAAATTTCTGCAAACCATTGAATTAGGGACAAGCAAGGTAGAAATATCCGAAATCATATGA